A DNA window from Eremothecium cymbalariae DBVPG#7215 chromosome 3, complete sequence contains the following coding sequences:
- the PTC4 gene encoding type 2C protein phosphatase PTC4 (similar to Ashbya gossypii ADL377W), whose product MGQLLSHPLTEKTIIYNSYSTETHFQLQVPQQQESLKPQNSGERRHRHLHLRRHSHDTKPCDAAPSASKGANNSTLTLPKEARHIQFYNCVGSMQGYRLTQEDSHLVANCESQLVVKFRNPLNDDVVETIYLSVFGVFDGHGGDECSQYLATSEQGLLKWIKYSFENHKYGSALSKADTNESNVRCFKTLQGLICQILKDSFTLQDQDLHGHFANASCGSTAVVAVIVNGSTLYVVNCGDSRCILSSKSKCIKTMSFDHKPQHIGELIRINDDGGTVSLGRVGGVLALSRAFGDFQFKRSVAYKDSQLNNPVINKKFVPWAEAQVTVEPDLLVHKIDYSRDEFLVLACDGIWDIYTNKALVQFIKYHLTLGSKLDDIVTKMLDHGIARADSNTGVGFDNMTVIVLILNRPGETLDQWYSKMKARLEREKGLF is encoded by the coding sequence ATGGGTCAGTTACTCTCCCATCCTTTAACTGAGAAGACGATAATATACAATTCTTACTCTACGGAAACACATTTTCAATTGCAAGTACCGCAGCAACAAGAGAGTCTGAAACCTCAAAATTCCGGGGAACGTCGTCACCGTCATTTACATTTGCGTCGTCATAGCCACGATACTAAACCTTGTGATGCAGCTCCTTCAGCGTCGAAGGGAGCTAATAACTCAACTTTGACATTACCGAAGGAGGCTCGGCATATACAATTCTATAACTGCGTGGGATCTATGCAGGGTTACCGTTTGACTCAGGAGGATTCACACCTAGTGGCTAACTGCGAGAGCCAGTTAGTAGTTAAGTTCCGCAATCCTTtaaatgatgatgttgtGGAAACGATCTATCTTTCGGTATTTGGTGTATTTGATGGTCATGGTGGTGATGAGTGTTCTCAGTATTTGGCTACATCCGAGCAGGGTTTACTCAAATGGATAAAATATAGCTTTGAAAACCATAAATATGGGAGTGCTTTATCTAAAGCAGATACCAACGAGTCTAATGTGCGCTGCTTTAAAACTTTACAAGGACTTATTTGtcaaatattaaaagaTTCGTTTACATTGCAAGATCAGGATCTTCATGGTCATTTTGCAAATGCTTCCTGTGGCTCTACTGCTGTAGTTGCCGTGATAGTTAATGGTAGTACACTATATGTTGTCAATTGCGGCGATTCCCGTTGCATACTCTCTTCCAAGAGTAAATGTATTAAGACAATGTCTTTTGATCATAAACCTCAACATATTGGTGAGCTTATCCGCATAAATGACGATGGTGGCACAGTATCATTAGGTAGAGTGGGGGGTGTATTAGCCTTAAGCAGAGCTTTTGGCGATTTCCAGTTTAAAAGGAGCGTTGCATACAAAGACTCGCAACTCAATAATCCAgttataaataaaaagttcGTCCCCTGGGCAGAAGCACAAGTAACTGTTGAACCAGATTTATTGGTACATAAGATAGATTATTCCAGAGATGAGTTTTTGGTATTAGCATGTGATGGAATTTGGGATATATACACCAATAAAGCGCTTGTACAATTTATCAAGTATCACCTAACACTCGGATCAAAGTTAGACGATATTGTTACGAAGATGTTGGATCATGGTATAGCACGTGCAGATTCGAATACAGGTGTTGGTTTTGATAATATGACTGTTATagttttgattttaaataGACCTGGTGAAACCTTAGATCAATGGTATTCTAAGAT